The Thalassotalea nanhaiensis genome has a window encoding:
- the nirJ gene encoding heme d1 biosynthesis radical SAM protein NirJ → MFRISQLLKTLHDDLPVGKAVKMPGPVVIWNLIRRCNLQCKHCYSTSLDIEFKDELSTEQIKATIDDLKVAQVPVLILSGGEPLLRPDIYEITAYAKAKGFYVALSTNGTLINEENIEKIKAADYQYVGISIDGLEEFHDEFRRQKGSFKTSMHALKLCKEAGIKVGMRLCLTRENYDDLPAILDLMELHKIDKFYLSHLNYSGRGKRSAENDAMFAMTKGAMEQLFERAWSHLEQGIESDFVTGNNDADGPFLLQWAMKKFGNKYPQRVANLEQRLINWGGNASGVNVANIDNTGVIHPDTYWWNHPIGNVKTEKFSDVWKNTQDPLMLGFRQSPRPVKGRCAKCEYLNICGGNTRTRAFAQSGDVWAEDPGCYLTDQEIGLTSVASEAITVTNI, encoded by the coding sequence ATGTTTAGAATTTCACAATTATTGAAAACATTACATGATGATTTACCTGTAGGTAAAGCGGTGAAAATGCCGGGGCCAGTAGTCATCTGGAATCTGATCCGTCGATGTAATTTACAATGCAAACATTGTTATTCAACATCGCTTGATATTGAGTTCAAAGATGAGCTTAGCACTGAGCAAATAAAGGCAACCATCGATGATTTAAAAGTGGCTCAAGTGCCGGTTCTTATTCTTTCTGGGGGAGAGCCGTTATTACGACCTGATATATATGAAATAACAGCCTATGCAAAAGCGAAAGGCTTTTATGTTGCTCTATCAACGAACGGCACATTAATTAACGAAGAAAACATTGAGAAGATTAAAGCTGCAGATTATCAGTATGTTGGTATAAGCATTGACGGTTTAGAAGAGTTTCATGACGAATTTCGTCGTCAGAAAGGTAGTTTTAAAACATCAATGCATGCACTGAAATTATGCAAAGAAGCGGGAATAAAAGTAGGTATGCGCTTATGCCTAACAAGAGAAAACTACGATGATTTGCCGGCGATTCTCGATTTAATGGAATTGCACAAAATTGATAAATTTTATTTATCACATTTAAACTATTCTGGCCGAGGCAAACGCAGTGCTGAAAATGATGCAATGTTTGCCATGACTAAAGGTGCAATGGAACAATTATTTGAACGTGCATGGTCACATTTAGAGCAGGGTATTGAAAGCGATTTTGTTACCGGTAATAACGATGCAGACGGTCCGTTTTTATTACAATGGGCGATGAAGAAATTCGGAAATAAATACCCACAACGTGTTGCCAATTTAGAACAACGATTAATCAATTGGGGCGGAAATGCCAGCGGTGTAAATGTTGCAAACATTGATAATACCGGTGTTATTCATCCTGATACCTATTGGTGGAATCATCCTATTGGTAACGTTAAAACTGAAAAGTTTTCAGATGTTTGGAAAAACACTCAAGACCCATTAATGCTTGGTTTTAGACAAAGTCCGCGACCAGTTAAAGGTCGTTGCGCAAAATGTGAATATTTAAATATTTGTGGGGGCAACACTCGTACCAGAGCTTTTGCACAGTCTGGTGATGTATGGGCAGAAGATCCTGGCTGCTACTTAACCGATCAAGAAATTGGTTTAACTTCTGTTGCAAGTGAAGCAATTACGGTTACCAACATTTAA